In Anoplopoma fimbria isolate UVic2021 breed Golden Eagle Sablefish chromosome 12, Afim_UVic_2022, whole genome shotgun sequence, one DNA window encodes the following:
- the ctnnbip1 gene encoding beta-catenin-interacting protein 1, with the protein MNREEAPGKSPEDMYVQQKVRVLLMLKKMGSNLTPSEEAFLRNYAGVVHSQMSQLPQHNIDQGAEDVVMAFSRSEAEDRRQ; encoded by the exons ATGAACCGCGAGGAGGCCCCGGGGAAGTCTCCTGAAGACATGTACGTCCAACAGAAAGTGCGGGTCCTGCTCATGCTAAAGAAAATGGGATCAAAT ctcacgCCCAGTGAAGAGGCTTTTCTCCGGAATTACGCAGGTGTGGTCCACAGTCAGATGAGCCAGCTACCACAGCACAACATAGACCAGG GTGCAGAGGACGTGGTGATGGCGTTCTCGCGGTCAGAGGCGGAGGACCGGCGACAGTGA